From one Bacteroides intestinalis DSM 17393 genomic stretch:
- a CDS encoding beta-glucosidase, whose translation MRTLKKIVFTGLFALIACAGVAQAQELYKDEKAPMHERIMDLLSRLTVEEKISLLRATSPGIPRLDIPKYYHGNEALHGVVRPGRFTVFPQAIGLAATWNPELQLQVATVISDEARARWNELDQGREQKSQFSDLLTFWSPTVNMARDPRWGRTPETYGEDPYLSGVMGTAFVKGLQGDDDRYLKIVSTPKHFAANNEEHNRFVCNPQISEKQLREYYLPAFEACVKDGKSASIMSAYNALNDVPCTLNAWLLTKVLREDWGFKGYVVSDCGGPSLLVNAHKYVKTKEAAATLSIKAGLDLECGDDVFDEPLLSAYRQYMVTNADIDSAAYRVLRARMQLGLFDSGEKNPYTKISPAVVGSAKHQEVALNAARECIVLLKNQKKMLPLNAKKVKSIAVVGINAGNCEFGDYSGSPVIAPISVLQGIKDRVGDGVKVVYAPWKSAVDGMELIQGVNFPEGLKAEYFDNTKLQGTPKVRKEEWINFEPANQAPDPFLPKSPLSVRWTGKLRPTVTGQYTLSFTSDDGCRLSIDGKMLIDAWRGHAVRTDTATIYLEAGKDYQLKAEYYDNRDYAVARLQWRVPQVGKVTRLDLYGEAGKAVRECETVVAVLGINKSIEREGQDRYDIQLPADQMEFLQEIYKVNPNIVVVLVAGSSLAVNWMDEHVPAIVNAWYPGESGGKAVAEVLFGDYNPGGRLPLTYYRSLDELPPFDDYDITKGRTYKYFKGDVLYPFGYGLSYTTFKYSNLQVADGEEEINVSFQLKNAGKYAGDEVAQVYVKLPERDEVMPVKELKGFERVALKSGENKKMTLKLRKDLLRYWDEAKGKFVYPSGDYTIMVGASSADIRLQKVVSVLQKDNYPMSHSEK comes from the coding sequence ATGAGAACACTAAAAAAGATTGTATTTACAGGATTATTCGCTCTAATTGCCTGTGCCGGAGTGGCACAGGCTCAAGAGCTATATAAAGATGAGAAAGCGCCGATGCATGAGCGCATCATGGATCTATTATCACGCTTGACGGTTGAAGAAAAAATCAGCCTGTTGCGTGCAACCTCTCCGGGTATTCCTCGTTTGGATATTCCCAAATATTACCACGGTAACGAAGCGCTTCACGGAGTGGTTCGTCCGGGACGCTTTACCGTTTTCCCGCAGGCTATCGGACTGGCGGCAACCTGGAACCCGGAATTGCAATTGCAGGTGGCTACGGTTATTTCTGATGAGGCACGTGCCCGTTGGAACGAACTGGATCAGGGACGGGAACAAAAAAGCCAGTTTAGTGACTTGTTGACCTTCTGGTCTCCCACAGTGAATATGGCGCGTGACCCACGTTGGGGACGTACTCCGGAAACTTACGGAGAAGACCCCTATTTAAGTGGTGTCATGGGTACTGCTTTTGTGAAAGGCCTGCAAGGCGATGATGACCGTTATCTGAAGATTGTGTCGACTCCTAAGCATTTCGCAGCCAATAATGAAGAACATAATCGTTTTGTATGTAATCCGCAGATTTCAGAAAAACAGTTACGTGAATATTACCTTCCGGCTTTTGAAGCGTGCGTGAAGGATGGTAAATCAGCTTCCATCATGTCAGCGTATAATGCGCTGAATGATGTGCCTTGTACCTTGAACGCCTGGTTATTGACGAAAGTACTTCGTGAGGACTGGGGATTCAAAGGATATGTGGTTTCCGATTGCGGTGGACCTTCCTTGTTGGTGAATGCACATAAATATGTGAAGACTAAAGAGGCTGCGGCTACCCTTTCCATAAAAGCAGGCTTAGACTTGGAATGTGGTGATGATGTATTTGATGAGCCTTTGTTGAGTGCTTACCGTCAATATATGGTTACGAATGCTGATATAGATTCGGCTGCCTATCGTGTGTTACGGGCACGTATGCAGTTGGGGTTGTTTGATAGCGGAGAAAAGAATCCTTATACGAAAATATCTCCGGCTGTGGTAGGGTCGGCAAAGCATCAGGAAGTAGCTTTGAATGCAGCACGTGAATGTATTGTATTGCTTAAGAATCAGAAGAAAATGTTGCCGCTTAATGCCAAAAAGGTGAAATCAATAGCTGTGGTAGGCATCAATGCCGGTAATTGTGAGTTTGGAGATTATAGTGGTTCGCCAGTGATTGCTCCGATCTCAGTGTTGCAGGGTATCAAAGATAGAGTAGGCGATGGTGTGAAAGTGGTATATGCTCCTTGGAAATCAGCTGTAGACGGTATGGAACTCATACAGGGAGTCAATTTCCCGGAAGGATTGAAGGCCGAGTATTTTGACAATACCAAGTTACAGGGGACTCCGAAAGTGCGCAAAGAAGAATGGATTAACTTTGAGCCAGCCAACCAGGCACCCGATCCTTTCTTACCTAAATCTCCTTTGTCAGTTCGCTGGACAGGAAAATTGCGTCCTACGGTTACCGGACAATATACACTTAGTTTCACATCGGATGATGGTTGTCGCTTGAGCATTGATGGAAAAATGCTGATTGATGCATGGCGGGGACATGCTGTCCGGACTGATACCGCTACTATTTATCTGGAAGCTGGAAAAGATTACCAGTTGAAAGCAGAGTACTATGACAATCGTGATTATGCTGTAGCGAGACTGCAATGGCGGGTTCCCCAGGTTGGCAAAGTCACTCGCTTGGATTTGTATGGTGAAGCAGGAAAAGCGGTGCGCGAGTGTGAGACGGTAGTTGCCGTATTAGGAATCAATAAGTCGATAGAACGTGAAGGACAAGATAGATATGATATTCAGCTTCCGGCAGACCAGATGGAGTTCTTGCAGGAAATTTACAAAGTAAATCCGAATATCGTTGTTGTATTGGTTGCCGGCAGTTCGTTGGCTGTCAACTGGATGGATGAACATGTTCCAGCCATTGTGAATGCTTGGTATCCCGGTGAAAGCGGAGGTAAAGCTGTAGCGGAAGTCCTGTTCGGTGATTATAATCCGGGTGGCCGTCTGCCCTTGACCTATTACAGAAGTCTGGATGAACTCCCTCCGTTTGATGATTATGATATAACTAAGGGACGTACTTATAAATACTTCAAAGGGGATGTCCTGTATCCTTTCGGTTATGGTTTAAGTTATACCACATTCAAGTATTCCAACCTGCAAGTGGCAGATGGTGAAGAGGAAATAAATGTTTCCTTCCAACTGAAGAATGCAGGTAAATATGCAGGTGATGAGGTTGCTCAAGTATACGTGAAGTTGCCTGAACGGGATGAAGTAATGCCTGTCAAAGAACTGAAAGGTTTTGAGCGTGTCGCATTGAAGAGTGGTGAAAACAAAAAAATGACTTTGAAATTACGTAAAGATCTGTTACGCTATTGGGATGAAGCGAAAGGCAAGTTTGTTTATCCTTCCGGTGATTATACGATCATGGTAGGTGCTTCTTCTGCTGATATTCGTTTACAGAAAGTGGTTTCGGTATTACAGAAAGATAATTATCCAATGTCTCACTCGGAAAAATAA
- a CDS encoding GH92 family glycosyl hydrolase — translation MKITHCLASVALVSMLGACSGVQNQVAAVKGPVDYVNPYMGNISHLLVPTFPTIHLPNSMLRVYPERADYTTDQLKGLPLIVTSHRGSSAFNLSPYQGDKLRPVIAYSYDDEKLKPYYYEVVLDDEEIKVKYAPSHQSALYQIDYSQQDKPVYMMINSRNGAIKAGDGFVSGYQQLENNTRVYLYIESDVTPIETGILADGKIDADKKEAEGRNACAVMHFADGTKTVNLRYGISFISEEQAKKNLQRELADYNLQALAEKGRQIWDKALSDIQVEGGSETDKQVLYTSLYRVFERPVCISEGGRYFSAFDGKIHEDNGEPFYTDDWIWDTYRAAHPLRLLIDEGTEKNVIDSYLRMAEQMGDMWMPTFPEITGDSRRMNSNHAVATVADAAAKGLQFDLAKAYEACRKGIEEKTLAPWSGAAAGWIDDFYKKNGYIPALQEGEKETDPNVHHFEKRQPIAVTLGTSYDQWCLSRIADMLGKKEDAAHYLQCAHNYRNVYNAETAFFHPKDKNGKWIEPFDYRFSGGMGAREYYGENNGWVYRWDVPHNVADLIDLMGGNQQFIANLDQTFREPLGRGKYAFYAQIPDHTGNVGQFSMANEPSLHIPYLYNYAGQPWKTQKRIRQLLKTWFRNDLMGLPGDEDGGGMSAFVVFSSLGFYPVTPGSPSYNIGSPLFTKAKVMLSNGKVFEIEAQGASDENKYIQSATLNGKEWNKPWFSHDDIKEGGKLVLVMGSRPNKTWGSAGDAVPPSAEKQ, via the coding sequence ATGAAAATTACACATTGCCTGGCTTCTGTAGCTTTAGTTTCCATGTTGGGCGCTTGTAGTGGAGTACAAAACCAAGTAGCCGCCGTGAAAGGTCCGGTGGACTATGTGAATCCTTACATGGGAAATATCAGTCACTTGCTGGTGCCTACTTTCCCGACTATTCACCTGCCGAATAGTATGCTTCGTGTCTATCCCGAACGGGCGGATTATACAACAGATCAGTTGAAAGGTCTTCCTTTGATTGTGACTAGTCATCGTGGTAGTTCTGCTTTCAATCTGAGTCCGTATCAGGGAGATAAACTTCGTCCGGTTATAGCTTATAGCTATGATGATGAGAAGTTGAAACCTTATTATTATGAGGTGGTTCTCGATGACGAGGAAATTAAAGTGAAGTATGCACCTTCTCATCAGTCGGCTCTTTATCAGATAGATTATAGTCAGCAGGATAAGCCTGTATACATGATGATCAATTCGCGTAACGGTGCTATCAAGGCAGGTGACGGTTTTGTGAGCGGTTATCAACAACTGGAGAATAATACGCGGGTTTACCTGTATATAGAATCGGACGTTACCCCTATAGAAACAGGTATTCTGGCTGATGGTAAAATAGATGCAGACAAGAAAGAAGCAGAAGGGCGTAATGCCTGTGCTGTAATGCACTTTGCAGACGGAACAAAAACAGTCAACTTGCGCTATGGAATTTCATTTATAAGTGAAGAACAAGCCAAGAAAAACCTGCAACGTGAATTGGCTGATTATAATCTGCAGGCTTTAGCAGAAAAGGGACGTCAGATCTGGGATAAAGCATTGAGCGATATTCAGGTAGAAGGTGGCAGTGAGACAGATAAACAGGTTCTTTATACATCGCTTTACCGTGTATTCGAACGTCCGGTTTGTATCAGCGAAGGCGGTCGTTATTTCAGTGCATTCGACGGAAAGATACACGAAGATAATGGTGAGCCGTTCTACACAGACGATTGGATTTGGGATACTTACCGTGCTGCCCATCCTTTGCGTCTTTTGATTGATGAAGGAACAGAAAAGAATGTGATTGACTCTTATTTGCGCATGGCGGAACAGATGGGAGATATGTGGATGCCTACTTTCCCTGAGATTACAGGTGACTCTCGTCGTATGAACTCTAATCATGCTGTGGCAACCGTAGCGGATGCGGCTGCTAAAGGCTTACAATTCGATTTGGCTAAAGCCTATGAAGCTTGCCGTAAAGGTATTGAAGAAAAAACACTGGCTCCGTGGTCGGGTGCTGCTGCCGGTTGGATTGATGATTTCTATAAGAAGAACGGATATATCCCTGCACTTCAGGAAGGAGAAAAAGAAACAGATCCGAATGTACATCATTTCGAAAAGCGTCAGCCGATTGCAGTAACGTTGGGAACTTCCTATGACCAGTGGTGTTTGTCGCGCATAGCCGATATGTTGGGAAAAAAAGAAGATGCTGCTCATTATCTACAATGTGCTCATAATTACCGTAATGTGTATAATGCAGAAACAGCTTTCTTCCATCCGAAGGATAAGAATGGTAAATGGATCGAACCATTCGATTATCGTTTCTCCGGAGGTATGGGTGCACGTGAATATTATGGTGAGAATAATGGTTGGGTTTATCGTTGGGATGTTCCTCACAATGTAGCTGATCTGATTGATCTGATGGGAGGTAACCAACAGTTTATTGCGAACTTGGATCAGACCTTCCGTGAACCGTTGGGACGTGGTAAATATGCTTTCTATGCACAGATACCGGACCATACCGGAAATGTGGGACAATTCTCAATGGCCAATGAACCCTCTCTGCATATTCCTTATCTGTATAACTATGCAGGTCAGCCTTGGAAGACGCAGAAACGTATTCGTCAGTTGCTGAAGACTTGGTTCCGTAATGACTTGATGGGATTACCGGGTGATGAAGACGGTGGCGGTATGTCAGCATTTGTAGTTTTCTCTTCTTTAGGTTTCTATCCGGTAACTCCGGGTTCTCCGTCTTATAATATCGGCAGCCCTTTGTTTACTAAGGCTAAGGTAATGTTGAGCAATGGAAAGGTATTTGAGATAGAGGCACAAGGTGCATCGGATGAAAACAAATACATTCAGTCTGCCACATTGAACGGAAAAGAATGGAATAAGCCTTGGTTTAGTCATGACGACATAAAAGAAGGCGGAAAATTGGTATTGGTGATGGGCAGCAGGCCTAATAAAACATGGGGTAGCGCAGGCGATGCAGTACCTCCATCTGCAGAAAAACAATAA
- a CDS encoding alpha/beta fold hydrolase, whose product MKNLFFLFLFSLVAMSVRAQSFTGEKTDWHGFDRYDFVMSETTFQIKPIKATQREGAGVAGPEKGMRRCIVVVPKQAAEGNPWSWRGCYWDHQPQAEIELLKRGFHIVYITTDPDQTWEVWYNFLVNEHGLFPKPAFIGMSRGGANSFTWGTEHPDKVLAICADNPGLSQKSLMGMDKLARQDVPILNICGSIDPILNNTYAIQGVYQGNGGRMSVLIKDGTAHHPHSLQDPNIIADFVEQAYKEKPAEKPAFLPDKYKKSNFYSTDPIYSYAEYDKLWITSWGPYFTGNYNKYMFSLEGVEGLVTVIAPEKPAAGNPWIFRCDQPDGNSAVDLGLLARGFHIVVAPIAYNADGPLFDQWSIAYNYLVSKGFAAHPVVAGREGATGEVYAWAIENPDKIAGIYGENPILRSSLAKIQPLDNLKPLAEAKVPILHACGSLDPNLKTQTGEAKKRYAGKMTVIIDAGRGHYPITPENPKKLVELIEKMIK is encoded by the coding sequence ATGAAGAACTTATTTTTTCTCTTCCTTTTTTCTCTTGTAGCGATGTCCGTAAGGGCTCAGTCTTTTACCGGTGAGAAGACGGATTGGCACGGCTTCGATCGCTACGATTTTGTAATGAGTGAAACAACATTCCAAATTAAACCTATCAAGGCAACACAACGTGAAGGAGCAGGTGTTGCGGGCCCGGAAAAAGGAATGCGTAGATGCATTGTCGTTGTCCCGAAACAGGCTGCTGAAGGTAATCCATGGTCATGGCGTGGTTGTTATTGGGATCATCAGCCACAAGCGGAAATTGAGTTATTGAAGCGTGGCTTTCATATTGTTTACATCACTACCGATCCCGATCAGACATGGGAAGTATGGTATAATTTCCTGGTGAATGAGCACGGCCTTTTTCCTAAACCTGCGTTTATTGGTATGAGTCGCGGCGGAGCTAATTCTTTTACTTGGGGGACAGAACATCCTGATAAAGTTCTGGCTATTTGTGCCGATAATCCCGGACTTTCACAAAAAAGTTTGATGGGAATGGATAAACTTGCCAGACAGGATGTCCCTATCTTGAATATCTGTGGTAGCATCGACCCTATACTCAATAATACTTATGCCATTCAAGGTGTTTATCAAGGTAATGGTGGGCGTATGTCGGTTTTGATCAAAGACGGTACGGCACATCATCCGCACAGCTTGCAGGATCCGAATATTATTGCGGATTTTGTCGAACAGGCTTATAAGGAAAAACCGGCTGAGAAGCCTGCATTTCTGCCCGATAAATACAAAAAAAGTAATTTCTACAGTACAGATCCTATTTATTCGTATGCTGAATATGATAAACTCTGGATTACCTCATGGGGACCTTATTTTACAGGTAATTATAATAAATATATGTTCTCATTGGAAGGTGTGGAAGGACTGGTTACGGTTATCGCTCCTGAGAAACCTGCTGCCGGAAATCCTTGGATTTTCCGTTGCGATCAGCCGGATGGTAATTCTGCTGTAGATTTGGGATTGCTTGCACGTGGTTTTCACATAGTGGTTGCTCCCATTGCTTATAATGCTGATGGTCCTTTATTTGACCAGTGGAGCATTGCATACAATTATCTTGTGAGTAAGGGATTTGCAGCACATCCGGTTGTAGCCGGTCGTGAAGGTGCGACAGGAGAAGTTTATGCCTGGGCTATTGAGAACCCTGATAAGATAGCCGGAATCTATGGGGAAAATCCTATTTTGCGTTCTTCTTTAGCGAAGATTCAGCCATTGGATAATCTGAAACCGCTTGCCGAGGCGAAGGTTCCTATTCTGCACGCTTGCGGGAGTCTGGATCCTAATTTGAAGACTCAGACTGGTGAAGCTAAAAAACGCTATGCAGGCAAGATGACAGTAATCATTGATGCTGGACGTGGGCATTATCCGATTACTCCTGAAAATCCAAAGAAATTAGTAGAATTGATTGAAAAGATGATTAAATAG
- a CDS encoding family 43 glycosylhydrolase, with protein sequence MRLFIHLLKLGFFIAALALTACSDKDTPGEIPPEVPPEVPEVDPPVPDGPYEYDYDMDYDSEKYLKAYKGTAYKGPHRVPGTVEAEDFDEGAQNVAYYESDSKLADAGYRGSHAVDVRAESKASGGYYIGDVQPGEWMCYTIEVDEDGAYAIETFCVKGDGSEGSFYFEVDGRGASRSIDMPLGGWTDFSHKVKANGIQLTKGKHVLKYCANTPGNIDKFVLTRTGELEDISNSFTYPVTEAMSNPLFVEWESPMYNSWIKGPLYTADASAHVWNIDGKEVLYVYASHDMEPALGCDRMDRYHVFSTEDMVNWTDHGEIMNAATVRKHNGWGCDGFMWAPDCAYNPENQIYYFYFPHPANAANWNSTWRVGVATSKYPNKEFRVRGYIEGMPPEIDPCVFIDEDGQPYIYNGGGGKCYGGKLRKDDWTKLDGEVKPMTGLSDFHEATWIHKYNGKYYLSYADNNPGANRLRYATSDSPLGPWKYEGIYLEPTTCDTSHGSIVKYKGQWYAFYHTSDFSGQGNLRSVCVDKLLYNSDGTIQVVKQTRGNK encoded by the coding sequence ATGCGTCTATTTATTCATCTGTTGAAGTTGGGTTTCTTTATTGCTGCACTTGCTCTTACAGCTTGCAGCGATAAAGATACGCCGGGGGAAATACCTCCAGAAGTTCCCCCTGAAGTGCCAGAGGTAGATCCTCCGGTTCCTGATGGGCCGTATGAGTACGATTATGATATGGACTATGATTCGGAAAAATATCTGAAAGCTTATAAAGGGACGGCCTATAAAGGTCCGCACCGCGTGCCCGGCACTGTAGAAGCGGAAGACTTTGATGAGGGAGCACAGAATGTGGCCTATTATGAGAGCGACTCTAAACTGGCTGATGCGGGGTACAGAGGTTCCCACGCCGTTGATGTTCGTGCAGAAAGTAAGGCTTCCGGAGGTTATTATATCGGTGATGTACAGCCAGGTGAATGGATGTGTTATACGATTGAGGTAGATGAGGATGGTGCCTATGCCATTGAAACATTCTGTGTGAAAGGGGACGGATCGGAGGGAAGTTTTTACTTTGAGGTAGATGGTCGGGGTGCAAGCCGCAGTATAGATATGCCTCTTGGGGGATGGACGGATTTTAGCCATAAAGTGAAAGCTAATGGAATCCAGCTGACTAAAGGGAAACATGTACTGAAGTATTGTGCCAATACACCGGGAAACATCGATAAGTTCGTTTTAACGCGTACAGGTGAGTTGGAAGATATTTCTAATTCTTTCACTTACCCTGTTACGGAAGCAATGAGTAATCCCCTGTTTGTAGAGTGGGAGTCACCGATGTACAATAGTTGGATAAAGGGACCTCTTTACACAGCTGATGCTTCTGCGCATGTATGGAACATTGATGGGAAAGAAGTACTTTATGTGTATGCTTCGCATGATATGGAGCCTGCACTTGGATGCGACCGCATGGATCGCTATCATGTTTTTTCTACGGAAGATATGGTGAATTGGACCGATCATGGGGAGATAATGAATGCAGCCACAGTGCGAAAACATAATGGTTGGGGGTGTGATGGCTTCATGTGGGCTCCAGATTGTGCTTATAATCCGGAGAATCAAATCTATTATTTCTACTTCCCGCACCCGGCCAATGCTGCTAATTGGAATAGTACCTGGCGGGTGGGAGTAGCTACCAGTAAGTATCCGAATAAGGAATTCCGTGTAAGAGGTTATATTGAGGGTATGCCTCCGGAAATTGACCCTTGCGTATTTATAGATGAGGATGGGCAACCTTACATTTATAATGGAGGTGGAGGTAAATGCTATGGTGGTAAGTTACGGAAAGATGACTGGACGAAACTGGACGGAGAGGTTAAACCGATGACCGGCTTGAGTGATTTCCATGAAGCGACCTGGATACATAAATACAATGGCAAGTACTATCTATCGTATGCGGATAATAACCCGGGTGCCAATCGTTTGAGGTATGCAACAAGCGATTCCCCGTTAGGTCCATGGAAGTATGAGGGGATTTATCTGGAACCGACCACTTGTGACACAAGTCATGGTTCTATTGTAAAGTATAAAGGTCAATGGTATGCCTTCTATCACACTTCTGATTTTTCAGGACAGGGAAATCTACGTTCGGTTTGTGTAGATAAGTTGCTCTATAATTCGGATGGAACCATACAGGTCGTAAAGCAGACCCGCGGAAACAAATAG
- a CDS encoding family 43 glycosylhydrolase, protein MKNYLITLAALSLTLMSCNNQKQAKTVTLGPNPFITHMYTADPSAHVWEDGRLYVYASHDIDPPRGCDLMDRYHVFSTDDMVNWTDHGEILNSSQVSWGRKDGGFMWAPDCAYRNGTYYFYFPHPSGDDWNNTWRVGIATSKHPAKDFTVQDKYIDMIGMEDDCFAMIDPCVFVDDDDQAYFYYGGGGRCVGAKMKDNMMELAEPLRAMEGLKDFHEAAWVHKKDGVYYLSYADNHAENGKGANRLNYATSNSPLGPWTYQGVYLEPTGCDTSHGSIAEYNGEWYAFYHNCSISGRGNLRSICVDKLYYNPDGTIKVVEQTK, encoded by the coding sequence ATGAAAAATTATTTGATTACCTTGGCTGCTTTGTCGTTGACATTGATGAGTTGCAACAACCAGAAGCAAGCTAAAACGGTTACTTTAGGTCCGAATCCTTTCATTACTCACATGTATACAGCTGATCCTTCTGCCCATGTATGGGAAGACGGACGTCTGTATGTTTATGCTTCTCATGATATTGATCCTCCGCGTGGATGCGATTTAATGGACCGCTATCATGTATTCTCTACAGATGACATGGTTAACTGGACAGATCATGGTGAAATATTGAACTCTTCGCAAGTGTCTTGGGGACGTAAAGATGGTGGCTTCATGTGGGCACCCGATTGTGCATATAGGAATGGTACTTATTATTTTTACTTTCCGCACCCGAGTGGTGATGACTGGAACAATACCTGGAGAGTGGGTATAGCTACCAGTAAGCATCCTGCCAAAGACTTTACCGTACAGGATAAGTATATTGACATGATAGGAATGGAAGACGATTGCTTTGCCATGATAGACCCTTGCGTCTTTGTGGATGATGATGATCAGGCTTACTTCTACTATGGCGGTGGAGGCCGTTGTGTAGGTGCCAAAATGAAGGATAATATGATGGAACTGGCAGAACCGCTGCGTGCTATGGAGGGTCTGAAAGATTTTCATGAGGCTGCCTGGGTACATAAAAAAGACGGTGTGTACTATTTGTCCTATGCTGATAACCATGCGGAGAATGGCAAGGGGGCTAACCGTTTAAATTATGCAACCAGTAATTCACCGTTAGGACCATGGACATATCAGGGTGTTTATCTGGAACCGACAGGTTGCGATACAAGTCATGGCTCTATAGCTGAATATAACGGTGAATGGTATGCTTTCTATCATAACTGTTCTATTTCCGGAAGGGGAAACCTTCGCTCTATTTGTGTAGACAAGCTATACTATAATCCGGATGGAACTATCAAAGTAGTAGAACAAACAAAATAA
- a CDS encoding glycoside hydrolase family 71/99-like protein, whose translation MKKCFLLLLVFFLFGSLNAAPKHSKNTKYPSYKGLVMAGYQGWFHQPRKGVMYPDENSVRIDMWPDVSEYEKTYPTGQKLADGSTARFFCSTDESTVDLHFKWMKEYGLDGVFMQRFFGAARPEARRRSTVLKHAMKAASKYGRAIGVMYDLSGLAAKGEDCSMLIDDWKYLVDSLRVTNQTGEQTYVFYNGKPLVTIWGVGFPDRPYDIRNIGLERFIDFLKNDPEYGGCSVMLGVPTFWRDLNADCVHDPYLHELIRQADIVLPWMVQRFTPLLHNDMDRYRDVILDDIAWCKENNIGYVPCVTPGFSWHNLSRHAFKDDVKPSGSIPRQGGRFYWQQISTAINAGATMLYVAMFDEVNEGTAIFKCTDNPPVGKEVKFVGMDGMPSDHYLWLTGEAAKMLRREKPLSFEMPRRDAK comes from the coding sequence ATGAAGAAATGCTTTTTACTATTGCTCGTTTTTTTCTTGTTCGGGAGTCTGAATGCAGCACCCAAACATTCTAAGAATACTAAATATCCATCTTACAAAGGTTTGGTTATGGCTGGGTATCAAGGTTGGTTTCACCAACCGAGGAAAGGGGTAATGTACCCGGATGAGAACAGTGTCCGCATAGATATGTGGCCGGATGTGAGTGAGTATGAGAAAACATATCCGACGGGACAGAAATTGGCAGATGGTTCTACTGCCCGCTTTTTCTGTTCTACGGATGAGAGCACGGTAGATCTGCATTTCAAGTGGATGAAGGAGTATGGGTTGGATGGTGTATTCATGCAACGTTTCTTCGGGGCTGCCCGTCCGGAAGCACGCAGGCGGAGCACAGTGCTGAAGCATGCCATGAAGGCGGCTTCAAAATATGGACGTGCTATTGGGGTTATGTATGATTTGTCCGGCCTGGCAGCTAAAGGTGAAGATTGCTCCATGTTGATTGACGACTGGAAATATCTGGTTGATTCGCTGCGTGTAACTAATCAGACAGGTGAACAGACTTATGTCTTTTATAATGGCAAACCGTTGGTTACTATCTGGGGTGTCGGTTTTCCTGATCGTCCGTATGATATTCGTAATATCGGTTTGGAACGTTTTATTGATTTTCTCAAAAATGATCCGGAATACGGAGGCTGTAGCGTAATGTTGGGAGTACCTACTTTCTGGAGAGACCTGAATGCCGATTGCGTACATGATCCTTACTTGCACGAGCTTATCAGACAGGCGGATATTGTTCTGCCATGGATGGTGCAGCGCTTTACTCCGTTGCTCCACAATGATATGGACCGTTATCGGGATGTTATTCTCGATGATATAGCTTGGTGCAAAGAGAATAATATCGGTTATGTGCCTTGTGTGACTCCGGGATTCAGTTGGCATAATCTGAGCCGCCATGCTTTTAAGGATGATGTGAAACCTTCCGGTTCTATTCCCCGTCAGGGCGGACGCTTCTATTGGCAACAGATTTCTACGGCAATCAATGCAGGGGCTACGATGCTGTATGTAGCTATGTTCGATGAAGTGAATGAAGGTACTGCCATTTTCAAGTGTACAGATAATCCTCCGGTGGGAAAAGAAGTCAAGTTTGTGGGTATGGATGGGATGCCATCCGATCATTACCTGTGGCTGACGGGTGAGGCGGCAAAGATGCTTCGTCGTGAGAAACCGCTGAGCTTTGAGATGCCCCGGCGGGATGCGAAATAG